In Anas acuta chromosome 25, bAnaAcu1.1, whole genome shotgun sequence, the genomic stretch TGTGCAATGGGGGGCATGCAACTGTGCGTGGGTGGGTGTGCACACGCAGGTGTGCACGGCTCCTGCACGCGCACCAGAGTGTGCTCGCACAGCAACGGTCCCGTGCACAGTGTGCAAGGTAATGCACACACGCGTGTGCTCACGTGCAACACGCATGCATGCACTCAGTGTGATGAGGATGTGGCGCACACCTACCTCTGCACACTCGTGTGCACACCTGCTCGCACAGCCATATGCACATCTGTGCACAAGCACGTGCCTTTGCACACTCACACTCGTGCACCATGTGAGCAGTTGTGTGCATTGCCCTGCACACAACCACATGCTGCATGCACACGCACCTGCATGCACACACGTGCGTGTGCACAACCCTGAGCACCCACGGACACGCTTGTGCATGCTCACACGTGTGTGCAGAGCCATGCACCCCACGGTGCATGCTCATGTGGATGCACACTCGTGTGCACAAGCCAGTGCACACCTCCCTTTGCACACTCACCCGTGCTCACCCCcacgtgcatgcacacacacccccGTGCAAACCTGCTGCACACACCCCATGCATGCCCCCTCGGTGCTTGCACACCCCCGTGCAAACCCACCCCCCTCGTGCATGCCCCCCCCCCTGTGCTTGCACACCCCGTGCACACCCACGCGCGCCCCCCCCGTGCCTGCTCACCCGTGGGACCCCCCCCGCAcgcagccccgcagcctcccggggttggggggggggggagctgcggGTGCGTCCCCTTTAaaggggcgggcggggggggggggagatggagGGGGTCACCGTTACCATGGCAACCGagggggcgggcagggagctcctggggggggggggcgcggatTTAAAGAGCCCGCCCCCCGCGCGTGTGCACGCGCACACACCCACGCGCACGCACCCGGGGTGGAAAGGGGGGCACGTCTGCAGAGCACCCGAGTGCCCCCCCACGCGAGTACGACCCCCCCCCTTATTGCACACACGCAGTGCACGGTCTGGTGTGCAGtttgcacacgcgtgtgcacaGCCCTTGCAGGCTGGGTGCGTGCTTACACACGCGTGTGCATGCACACGAGCCCCCCCACGCAGCAGCAGCTCATGCAcaccgtgcccccccccatgcAATGTCctcccccccatgtccccagtgtccccagcacagcccccccagcagacagaggcaggaggtggctgcAATGGGGTTTattggggggtgtgggggggggacagtTGGAGGCGTGCTGCAGGTGCAgcgggggctgggggtgtttgccccccccccctccctgggCTCCTCTTCGCCCGCTTGGGGCCGTGGTCGCCCCTTCTCAGCACCCGGCGGCACCCATGGGATCCTCGCACAGCCCCCGGCTGCTCGACCGCCTGCCGTAcctgcgggggggggacacgtcAGGGGGGGCAACGGGGGTGCAGCGAGCAAGGGGTGCAGCCAGGGAACGCGCTGCAAGGGAGCTGTGAATTGCAAGGAGGGAGGCGTTGCAATGGGAgggtgcagcagcagggttGCAGGTTGCAGCAGTACCTGAGGGGGTGAAGCAGGGAACGTGCAGGGAGCGCGTTGCAAAGGGAGCTGGTTGCAAGAGGAAAGCGAATTGCAATGGGTGGTGCAGTGCAACGGGGGAGCACAATGCAATGGGGAGCACACTGCAAGGGGGGGCATTGCGGGGAGGATCTGGTTGCAGTGGGTGAGCAAGTTGCAGCAAAAGAGCACAGTGCAACTGGGAGTGCATTGCAACGGGGATGCAGGTGCAAGCAGATTGCAACAAGGAGTGTGTTGCAACAGGGAGTGCATTCCAACGGGAAGTAATTTGCAATGGGTAGTAATTTGCAATGAGGAGTGTATTGGAAATGGGAGTGCATTGCAACAGGGAGTTGCTGGGAGTGTGTTGCAACTGGGAAGTAATTTGCAACGGGGTGGGGTGTGCACTGCAACAGGGAGTGAATTGCAATGGGGAGTAATTTGCAACAGGGAGTAATTTGCAAGGTGGGGCATTACAACAGGGAGTGCATTGCAATGGGGAGTGTGTTGCAACTGGGAAGTAACTTGCAACGGGGAGCGCATTGCAATGGGGAGCAATTTGCAACACGGAGTGCATTGCAGCAGGGAGTAATTTGCAAGGGGAGGGGGCATTGCAACTGGGAGTGCATCGCAGCAGgccccccccacatccccctaCTCACCGGTGCCGCGTGACCACGTTGAGGTACTGCTGCAGGTCGTTGTAGAAGCGCACCAGGTCCTCGACGGGGGCATCGTCCCCGGGGTAGGTGGGCTGCGAggggccggcggcggccgggTGCccggccagcagcaccaggcagcagcccagcagcagcagcgaggccCAGCGGGGAGGCATGGCTGCACGGGGGGGGACATCAGCCAAGGGCACACGCATGCACACGCACGCTTGCACGCTCACACATAGCATGCACAAGCGTGCAACAAGTGCGTGCTTGCAAATGCACGTGTTGCATGCACATATGTGCAATGCACGCACTCTTGCACACTGCagcacatgcacacatgcacacatgcatgcTTTGCACACACACCTGCAGGGAACGCTCCTCTCCCAGAGCACCCCCGCATCACCCCTGAGCACTCACACGCGTGTGCACAGCACGCCTCACACCCACACACTCTCAGCCTTGCACGTGTGCGTGCACAGCTGCAAAcaccccaaatcctcctgcttccccccccatgggtgctgcccccaacctccccagcacccagaccccccagcaccccccaagaccccccaggaccccccaggaccccccacCCCTCACCTGCTTCCACGAGCGGTGGCACAGGGACACGCTCACACAGGGGACACGGGGGACACAGGGGACACAGGGGACAGCTCCCTGGCTCCTCGGTGCCACCGCTGCCACCCCAGTGCTGTCCCTTATATCCCCcgtcccccccatcccctgtcccccccTGCTGATGTCACC encodes the following:
- the LOC137844649 gene encoding pancreatic polypeptide; the protein is MPPRWASLLLLGCCLVLLAGHPAAAGPSQPTYPGDDAPVEDLVRFYNDLQQYLNVVTRHRYGRRSSSRGLCEDPMGAAGC